The Candidatus Bathyarchaeota archaeon genome has a segment encoding these proteins:
- the pheA gene encoding prephenate dehydratase, whose amino-acid sequence MLNKENQGSGEISKKKVRVAFQGEPGAYSESAVYSYFGQSCQPVPCVGFSDVFRSVEIGEAEFGVVPIENSIEGSVNQVYDLFLMYDHKVCGEVILKISHCLIANPGTRIEDIDVIYSHPQALAQCRSFLESRKWEMISTYDTAGSVKMIKEKHLTNAGAIAGERAAKIYGMTIIARDISDTPNNYTRFFVLSHQDSPPTGNDKTSVIFSTKHIPGALYQALGEFALREINLTKIESRPTKRVPWEYNFYLDFEGHRTEKRCAEALEGLRRKAVFVKVLGSYPKAPEISNSI is encoded by the coding sequence ATGCTAAACAAAGAAAACCAAGGATCCGGTGAAATATCAAAGAAAAAAGTGAGGGTAGCGTTTCAAGGCGAGCCGGGAGCATATAGTGAGAGCGCAGTCTACTCTTACTTTGGGCAGTCATGCCAACCCGTTCCATGCGTCGGGTTCTCCGACGTCTTTAGAAGCGTAGAGATTGGTGAGGCTGAATTTGGAGTTGTTCCAATAGAGAACTCCATAGAAGGAAGCGTTAATCAGGTTTATGATCTTTTTCTAATGTATGACCATAAAGTCTGCGGCGAAGTGATCCTTAAGATTTCCCATTGTCTTATTGCTAACCCAGGAACGCGAATAGAAGATATTGATGTTATATATTCGCACCCTCAAGCCCTAGCTCAATGCAGAAGTTTTCTGGAAAGCAGAAAATGGGAGATGATTTCCACATACGATACAGCGGGAAGCGTTAAGATGATTAAGGAGAAACATTTAACAAACGCAGGCGCGATAGCTGGGGAAAGAGCTGCAAAAATTTATGGTATGACCATCATTGCAAGGGATATTTCAGATACTCCTAACAATTATACACGATTTTTTGTTCTATCACATCAGGATTCGCCGCCAACAGGTAATGATAAGACATCGGTAATATTTTCTACAAAGCATATTCCAGGAGCGCTGTATCAAGCGCTAGGAGAATTTGCACTCAGGGAGATAAACCTGACGAAGATAGAGTCACGACCCACAAAACGTGTACCTTGGGAATACAATTTTTACCTTGACTTCGAAGGGCATAGAACCGAAAAGAGATGCGCTGAGGCACTTGAGGGTCTTAGAAGAAAAGCGGTCTTCGTTAAGGTTCTGGGCTCTTACCCTAAAGCTCCAGAAATATCTAATTCCATTTAG
- a CDS encoding UPF0280 family protein, whose translation MSRTLFERGFIIGESKIHMKSDRRDAILSALKEIKRQRRELKDYVRRHPEFLYSLTPVEETDVAPKIVQKMIEASMVANVGPMASVGGAIADIGVEAMLNSSARTAIVEDGGEVSISSESEITISILSEDYSLSGKIGFLISKEDSPLGISTSSSKTGRVLSLGDADSVTVVARDAALADAAATAICNEVLGTYPSESILNGLKKAQEIKGVRGVIIIREGLVGVWGRIPRIVKIKQ comes from the coding sequence TTGTCTCGGACTCTATTCGAAAGAGGATTCATAATAGGCGAATCAAAAATTCACATGAAAAGTGACCGTAGAGATGCTATTCTATCAGCCTTGAAGGAGATCAAGCGTCAGAGACGAGAACTTAAGGACTACGTGAGAAGACACCCCGAGTTCCTATATTCGCTGACACCAGTAGAAGAAACGGATGTCGCTCCAAAGATCGTCCAGAAAATGATTGAGGCTTCCATGGTAGCAAATGTTGGTCCAATGGCCTCAGTCGGTGGAGCCATAGCAGACATCGGTGTGGAGGCAATGCTCAATTCTTCAGCTAGAACGGCAATTGTTGAGGATGGCGGTGAAGTCTCCATATCATCAGAATCTGAGATAACAATTTCCATCTTGTCTGAGGACTACTCACTATCTGGAAAAATCGGCTTCCTAATATCTAAAGAGGATTCTCCACTCGGAATATCTACGAGCTCAAGTAAGACTGGTCGAGTTTTAAGCTTAGGTGATGCTGATTCAGTAACAGTTGTTGCGCGTGACGCAGCCTTGGCAGACGCGGCAGCCACCGCGATATGTAATGAAGTATTAGGAACATATCCCAGCGAGTCAATTCTAAATGGGTTGAAGAAGGCTCAAGAAATAAAGGGAGTCAGAGGTGTCATCATCATTCGCGAGGGGCTTGTTGGAGTATGGGGCAGAATACCTAGGATCGTAAAAATCAAACAGTGA
- a CDS encoding 4Fe-4S binding protein, protein MRVRLIYSPEVVEQPVLARIILNTGLAINILEAKINAQKGEMVVAIPASGDKLEQTLQMFREAGVQVQKFTEILNVDRERCISCGACISPCPTRALWLGSDWRLEYDEEKCIACKTCINACPVKAIRIRI, encoded by the coding sequence ATGAGAGTTAGGCTGATCTATTCTCCTGAAGTCGTAGAGCAACCGGTTCTAGCACGGATAATATTGAATACAGGATTAGCAATTAACATACTCGAAGCAAAGATTAATGCACAGAAAGGTGAGATGGTGGTTGCTATACCAGCCTCAGGCGATAAGCTAGAGCAGACTTTACAAATGTTCAGAGAGGCAGGGGTTCAGGTTCAGAAATTCACTGAAATCTTAAATGTAGATCGTGAAAGATGCATCTCTTGCGGGGCATGTATATCACCATGTCCAACTAGAGCATTATGGCTTGGGTCCGACTGGAGACTAGAATATGACGAGGAAAAATGTATTGCTTGCAAAACTTGCATTAACGCATGTCCTGTCAAAGCAATTAGAATCAGGATCTAA
- a CDS encoding homocysteine biosynthesis protein, which translates to MRTIEEINNKIRKGDAVVLTAEEMIKLAESSGIEVAAKEVDVVTSGTFGAMCSSGAFLNFGHTDPPIKMSRCWLNDVPVYKGLAAVDGYLGATALSETRGFEYGGGHVIEDLVSGEGVELRAESYGTDCYPRRHVETVITIHDLNYAMLVNPRNCYQKYDAATNSTDRVLYTYMGTLLPNYGNVTFSGAGQLNPLCKDPYYETLGVGSRIFLGGAVGYIIGEGTQHNPNSGFGTLMVKGDLRKMSKKYLRGASFYRYGVTLYVGIGVPIPIINERVARTAALRDDEIFVNIRDYGVPSRPDLRPIVKKASYAELRSGKVVIGDKEVPSSPLSSYKVAREIAEDLKRMILEGTFLLTRPVEPLPKSGEVKPLVIRRREPIVEDVMRKNVITAKPDEDIKSVAKRLVDRGIDHLPVVDNENRVVGIVTSWDLARAIANDKHRLDEIMTRHVIVASKHETIDVVARRMAKHNISGVPVVDEANRVIGILTTDDLSRAIIGDRKHES; encoded by the coding sequence ATCAGAACAATAGAAGAGATCAATAATAAGATAAGGAAAGGAGACGCAGTTGTGCTGACTGCTGAGGAGATGATAAAACTTGCAGAAAGCAGCGGGATAGAAGTTGCCGCTAAAGAGGTTGATGTAGTAACTTCGGGAACATTCGGGGCAATGTGTAGTTCAGGCGCTTTCCTGAATTTTGGGCATACTGACCCCCCAATAAAAATGAGTAGATGCTGGCTAAATGATGTTCCAGTTTACAAGGGGCTTGCAGCCGTAGATGGATATCTTGGTGCAACAGCATTGAGTGAGACCCGTGGATTTGAATATGGCGGCGGACATGTGATAGAAGACCTTGTTTCAGGGGAAGGAGTCGAGTTAAGAGCTGAGTCGTATGGAACTGACTGTTACCCGCGCAGACATGTGGAAACCGTTATCACAATTCACGACCTAAACTACGCCATGTTAGTTAATCCTAGGAATTGCTATCAGAAATATGACGCAGCGACAAACAGTACAGACAGGGTTCTATACACTTATATGGGCACGCTTTTACCGAACTACGGAAATGTAACGTTTTCAGGCGCAGGCCAGCTAAATCCCTTGTGCAAAGATCCATATTATGAAACTTTAGGTGTTGGTTCTAGGATCTTTTTGGGCGGGGCAGTTGGGTACATAATTGGTGAAGGAACCCAGCATAACCCGAACTCGGGTTTCGGAACTTTAATGGTGAAAGGCGACCTGAGGAAGATGAGCAAAAAGTATCTGAGGGGCGCTTCATTTTACCGATACGGTGTCACACTTTATGTTGGGATTGGTGTTCCAATACCTATAATTAATGAAAGAGTCGCGCGGACAGCAGCACTGAGAGATGATGAAATATTTGTGAATATACGTGATTATGGTGTTCCTTCCCGACCCGACTTAAGACCTATTGTAAAAAAAGCTTCATATGCCGAGCTTAGGTCGGGGAAGGTAGTAATTGGGGATAAGGAAGTGCCATCATCGCCGCTATCAAGCTATAAGGTTGCAAGGGAAATAGCGGAGGACCTAAAAAGGATGATCCTCGAGGGAACATTTTTGCTCACGAGACCGGTTGAGCCATTACCTAAAAGCGGGGAAGTCAAACCTTTAGTGATTAGAAGAAGGGAGCCGATAGTAGAAGATGTAATGAGGAAGAATGTTATCACCGCTAAGCCTGATGAAGACATAAAATCCGTGGCTAAACGACTTGTTGATAGAGGAATTGACCATTTGCCAGTTGTAGATAATGAAAACAGAGTTGTAGGAATTGTTACTTCATGGGATCTAGCCCGAGCCATTGCAAATGATAAACACAGGCTGGATGAGATCATGACTCGGCATGTTATTGTAGCATCGAAACATGAAACGATCGATGTTGTTGCCAGAAGAATGGCTAAGCATAACATATCCGGCGTTCCGGTTGTTGACGAAGCAAACCGCGTCATTGGCATATTAACAACGGATGATCTTTCTAGAGCAATTATAGGAGACAGAAAACATGAGAGTTAG
- a CDS encoding MarC family protein, translating to MSELQAFLLPLVLDIAKATIALFIIVDPLGNIPIFISLTESMKEKERKKVFRTATLTGFFLLLAFALAGQWILTLFGITLPSFMIAGGLLLLIVAVRILISGGLREYLSHPESIGAVPIACPLLVGPGAITTTILNLQYFGIVTTVTSVIITFILVWLNLRFIDPIYRFLGRTGSQVIARVMALLIASIAVQFIIEGIRHYVVLK from the coding sequence ATGTCGGAATTGCAGGCATTCCTGTTGCCACTGGTGTTGGATATAGCCAAGGCAACTATCGCCTTGTTCATAATAGTTGATCCGCTTGGGAACATCCCGATCTTCATAAGCTTGACGGAGAGCATGAAGGAAAAAGAAAGGAAAAAGGTTTTCCGAACCGCGACTTTGACTGGCTTCTTCCTTCTTCTAGCCTTTGCTCTGGCTGGGCAGTGGATATTGACACTTTTTGGGATCACCCTGCCTAGCTTCATGATTGCGGGGGGATTGCTCCTGCTTATTGTCGCAGTCAGAATTCTAATTTCAGGAGGACTCCGCGAATATTTATCACACCCTGAAAGTATTGGCGCCGTTCCAATCGCCTGTCCGCTTCTTGTAGGACCCGGCGCAATAACAACGACGATACTAAATCTTCAATATTTCGGGATAGTCACAACAGTAACGTCGGTAATAATAACCTTCATCCTCGTATGGCTAAATTTGAGATTTATCGACCCCATATATCGTTTTCTCGGAAGAACTGGCTCCCAAGTGATTGCGCGAGTAATGGCCCTCTTGATAGCATCCATAGCCGTACAATTCATTATTGAAGGCATTAGACATTATGTCGTGTTAAAATAG